Within the Miscanthus floridulus cultivar M001 chromosome 2, ASM1932011v1, whole genome shotgun sequence genome, the region TATCCTTAGTAGATTGCCTTCTCCTGTTATTCTTTTTTACTGTTTAGATCTCCATTATATTTTCTGATCCAATTAtgatatgtctatattttctAGGTTGGGCTCTCTTGCTAATCTAGGGGCAACATTTTCTCAATCATGTAGAGAACACCTTCCATGTTCAGTTCATCGTTTTGGTGAGTTATCCTCTTCCTCTGCCTTTCTTACATGTTATTCTGGGAATGACAATGATTTCTGCTAGACACAACACTGATCATGTTTCTTGATCATTGATATGTTCACATCCCTCTTCTTTCTCAGTCCTCCCTATTTTTCAAGACATTTGTAAATTTTAGGTTATACAGAAGTGTTTCCTGTCTAAAATGATGCAACGTATTTCACAGATTAGACAATGTGCATTTGTTGTCCGAAACGAAGACAGTGACAAAATTTACAGGCAGTTAGTTCTTTGGTCTATCGTGTGTCCTAAAAAAAGAACATAGTAAAATCAAAAGAGATCTATTGCTCCATGATATTTTCCGATCCAATTATGATATATATGTTTGTATTTTCTAGGTTGGGCTCCCCTGCTTATCTAGGGGCAACACTTTCTCAATCCTATAGAGAACACCTTCCAAGTTCAGTTCATCGTTTTGGTGAGTTATCATCTTCCTCTGCCTTTCTTACATGTTATCATGGAAATAGCAATGATTTCTGCTAGACACAGCAGTGCCTCTACATTGTTCCAGTTAACCGGTCACCACATGTCAAAATCTTGCTGCCTTTTTCAACTTCAGGCATGTATGAACCCCATTATGGATTCAGTGCTACACATCTCTGCAGACTGTACAACATAATAAGTGTTGTCCACTTGCATTTTTTTCAACATAGGTACTTCCTCTCAAATCACTAATTTAGTCTCCAGTTATGCTTTGTTTTACTATATTTTATTGAAATACAAGCTACATGGAATCACAGCTAAACCTGCATCTCAGCAAAGCAAAAAATCGCGCTCCACTCTCTTGTTCTAATATTTGTTGGCCGTAGGTTCCATAGCGTGCTATGTTAGGAAATCTAACATTCAACATATGAATTTTGTGTCAGCTTTTTAGGTTTGCCTTCCTAGGTCACAAGATCAGGAATACAGTCAAGATATCCAACGCTTCTGGctgcactgtagcagcatgaaAAAAGGATAGCCTTCAGATTATTTTCTGCACATTGTTTCTATCTATGCCTTTGACTGACGATGACATAATATTATTATATGCTATATAAAATTTCTATTTCAAAGATATCTTTTCCAGGTGCTCCAAAAAAAAACACTGGCCACGTATTGGTTGCTGTGTGATAATGGGCATGTATTAGCTGCTGCTGTGATAGTTCCCCAAAAGATACAGGCCTCCTAATTGTTGAGAAAAAGTTAAGTACACACATCTATCTTCGTGTGACAAGTTAATTAAAACTATGGCTGCTCAATAGTTAATGCTCTTGTGTTCGAACCGGCATATTTGTGGGGTTTTGAATCATATATATATGCTGGTGAATATAGCAAGTTCTACTTTTTTGTTACTGCCCCTGcataggatatgtgtacctgcaCAGGATATTCTTTCctaattttttaaaataaatagttATACACCTACATAGGATATGTGCACCTGCTTCTAACCTAAGTGATTTTTTTCTGGTTTGTTATGTACTTAATCTATTCTGATTGGTTAGGGACTTTGATTCATATTACATTGCTGCAATACATGATTCAGAAGGTACATCCTGATCAATGTCTACTTGCTACTGTTGCCTTGGTGATTCTTATGCAAAGCCTGCAGTCATGAACAAAATGAGAGTGGTAAATGTTTTTGTGATTATTTCGCGTCACAGTTATGGTTTAAGCTACGCAGCACTTCTAATTGGCCATCTCATCTTTTTTCAGGTGTCCAAGAAATAAAAAGCACAGATGCGAGCTCTGCTGAAAACAGACTCATCTGACCATATAATTCGTGTTACAAatgtacttgcatttagtttacTTTTGTTGTGCTTCCTACAACCTTAGAAAATGGCCAGTCTCGGCTCTCTTCCAAGTTTCACTCTATACTTCGTTATCTGCAGTCCAGAGTTAGGCAAAAGAAAGGCTTAGGTTCCTATATTTATCTCAAATCATTTTTTTCATTCACTCAGATTATAAATATCCATAAGTACTTCATGCTATATCTCAAACCAATTCAGTCTCCGCATTTGTAACTGCACGCGCACGCAGGTAACGGTTCAAGTGTTGAAGTTTACAGGGCTATCTGTTTACACGAGGAAAAACAAACAAAGCTGCCACAGGGACTATCAATCTCCCACAGAAGAGAGACTACACATAGGCCTCTAGCAGCACACTCCCATTCACCTCCCTGTGCTCCAAGTTCTTCAGCGGAAACGATTGGCTGCCACCAAATGCCAGGTTGCTGAGCCCTTCGCTCACGAGCCAAAAAGGCAGGACCTCCACGACGACCTTCTGCACCAGCTTGTCCTCCTGGAAGTCGTTCAGAAGCAACGCAAAGTTTTCTCCAGCCTCTCTAAAATCCACCAGCACGTTGCAAAGCCCTCGCTGTGCAAGAAGTTGGAGAATAGACTCCAAGTCTATCTGACGAAGGACAGCAACTTCAACTCCTGCTGGCTCCACGGTGACAGGACTATCAGCAAGGACTATCACCTTTGATGCATTCTCTTCGCTGAGAGATGGGATGTGTAGTCGGGAATTTTCACCCTGTGAAACGATGATATAGAGAGGTTGGTTTGCACCGGCTTCGCGCGATAGAGGTAAGCTCGACATCTTGGCCAGTTCACTTGAAATTATGACTCCATCATTTTCTTTCATCAACTGCGAGTAGTACCCACCTGACTGATCAGCTCCCTTCCCAATATGGTTTGTGACGATTCCATTCACTGAGAGTGTAGCTCTGTTATTCATATAATAACAAATAAATATCATCACAAACATTGCACATGATATTCAAATGGTCCATAGAGAACATTTTTATATGCAGACAACAATGAACATTACTACTCAAATAGATGAAGCAATGGGCTTTCAACAGTCCTCCAGACCACAATTAGTTATAGGATCTATCGTCCAACTCACATTTCAAACTCTAGATATGCACTGCACACTGTCTATTTAATATTTACTAGCAGGTCCTTCAGAGCAAATGTGAACACTGATTTAGCAGAGTTGGAAGATTAGGAAGTTACTTGGAGTTGGATATTTACCTCAAAGTTGCAAAAGCCTTCCCGGTGAGCATACGATGGATGTAAGCCTCATTTAGTTTGCGGCATAACGCTTCCTCCACACCCACCCTCACATTTATTCCAGCACCTTGGAGCTTTTCAATCCCTTTGGATGCGACAATAGGATTTGGGTCAGTCATCCCCACAACAACTTCCTTTACTTTtgcattgatgagtgcttcagtACAAGGAGGGGTTCTCCCATAGTGGTTGCAGGGCTCCAAGCTAACATAAGCCGTTGCATTTTCAGCTAAATTACCTGCATCTCTCAGTGCAAATACCTACACATGATTTTAACACAATACAAGGTTATGATGTTACGTAATGATACTTTGTCATTGTATAAGCTCTTAAGCCAATATAATATTAAATACTTATAGTGTAGCAATGCAGGATTAAATATTGAGATGCGATGTAAACTGTTTATAGGAGAGAATCTTCAAGGAGAGTCGACTAGCAAGATTCAGCATCCACTGTCCCTCCCAAACCAAATTATTACACATTCTTCTAGAACCTTTCTCACAAAAAAAAAGATGTTGTCACTATCCTCCTCTTACAGAGCTTGACATTTTTGTTCGTTAGAGGTTAATGTAATGTTGATGGTTGTTTTTATACACCATGATGTTCACAGCTTTAACATAAAGCTTATTGTTTTACAGCATCATAAAGAAAGGAGATGAGTGCTGGGATACCCACAAAGTTTTACAAGCGACACCCACAGAGTTTGACAAAGAGATGAGCAGGACAAGACTAGTCGCTTCACCTAGAACATTGATGGCTAACCAATGGATGACGTGCTGTTTTACAAGCTTTACTTCTTGTTGCGATAGACAAAAGTTTCCGTTAATCTTAAGCACAAACTATATTGTTCTGTTCAAACCAAAAAATAGCGTTTGCTTTCCAAAATTGCATAGAGTTGAGGTTTCATGAGTAACGTGTTTGGTGTCGAATGTCTCGCTAGCTAAAAAGTTATAACAGCTCGAATAGTACAAGTGATTTTTGCTACAAAGGACAATTGacatactctgatgatgatgcCTAACAGCATGGCCAGATTCCGTTGCACTTTATGACGATCACCAAACAACATTTTCCCTTCCCTTTGTCAGAATAAGCATCCAAAGAAAATATTGAAAAGCGAGAATGGAAGACATGCTACCTCGGCATGAGGTTGGCCGGCTTTGGGGTGGAATCCTTCTCCGACGACGCGGCCGTCGCGGACGATGACGCAACCCACCATAGGGTTGGGGCTGGTGTAGCCGGCCGCCTTGCGCGCCAGCTCCACGCACCGCCGCATGTAGTGGGCGTCCAAGTCccccgccgcctgcgcctggcaGCGCACGGCGCGCCCGCCAAGGGCCCCGGCCCCGGCCGCGAGGCGGGCGCGGGTAGGGGAGGCGAGCGTGGCGGCGCGGACCGGGCGCTGGGTGAGGTGCGGGCGCGAGACGAGCGAGGACGCCATGGGCGCCAGGACGTGGGCGGCGAGCGGTGGCGACTGGCGAGCCAGAGGGAGAGCCCAATCCGAGGGCGGCCGCGTGTGCGCGCGGAGGGTTTGGTTGGGTTTGGGACGGTTGGTTGGTTGTAGGTCGGAGGGCGCGCACGTGCGCGCGTGACGCGCCTAGCTCCGTCACCCACCCCCACGCCGCCACTCGGcccctccgccgccgctgccgtcacCTCCCCGTGCGAGCCGCGCCTAGCTCCCGTCACCTCCTCGTAGGCTGCTGCCGGCTTCCGCGGCTCCTCCCCTCCGTCCCCAACCGCCGCGCCGGCCTAGGGACGCCTCTCTCTCTCCCGGCCCCCGCCTTCGGCCTTCTTGTTCGACACCGTAATTGGTCTGGCTCGCCGCGTGCGCCGCCGGCCGTCCACCGTATCCTATCCCGCCCGTCCACCGTTCGCTCACCCAATGCGGCTGCCCCGTTGGCCGGTGTCGGTCCATTACATTACATCACTTGTTCGATTCCGGCCCAGACAGTACACGTCACTAAAGCGAGCCCGGAGCCCAACAAGTTTCGTCGTTGAACTCCCTTGCTTCGTGTGGCCACACGCGTCCACCCACAGCCAAGGTGAGTGTGTGTCGCCTAGCTCCTAGCGGACGTACCTGTCATCTCATCTCAATCCACACAAATCGAATGGCGCAGTGAAGTAGCCGAGGAAGCTACTCCAGGACTTTTTGCCTGGAACGGCTCGGCTAACACCAGGTAGCGGTAGCCGTCCCTCCTCTATCCAGTATCCACCTGCCCCTTCACTTGGTATCTCCCAGCTCATCTCCCCGGTTTCATCTCTCCTGCAAGAGGTAATTGCACTTTCCTGCATACGTTTTGGTTCGGTTTCAGTCGTGTTGCAGAGTTTCGTTTTCGTTAGTCCAATCCAGTGGCTACTTCAGAAGTGATGCAACGCTAGTACTAGTTCCTAGTTCCTACTGATGCGATGAACTGCTCCTTCGGATGCTTGGGTTCATGGTTGTCTGCACATTGTCGCACCTGCTCTGCTTGCTTTCGTCTCAGTTTATTCGTTCAGAAACTTCACCTCGTAACCGAAATAAGCGTCACGCCGTCACGCGTTGAAGATTAGTGTCTTGTATATGATGATATGCTATCCCTATAATTTTGACAGGAATATGAGCTCGTTAGATGCCACACGAGCTGAGCTTGGCCTCGTTGTTCTGTACCTGAACAAAGCCGAGGCTCGGGACAAGATCTGCAGGGCGATCCAGTACGGCTCCAAGTTCATAAGCAACGGGCAGCCTGGCACTGCGCAGGAGGTCGATAGATCGACCACCTTAGCTCGCAAAGTTTTCCGGCTCCTCAAGGTCAGTCAGATATGATTATCTTCTCTCCGTATCTGCTAAGTGTTCTCGGTGTACCATCATGCAGCTGATGGTTGACTAAGATAATTGCTTGATGTTGCATGTCCAGTGGGTCAATGATCTGCATGCTCTTATCAGCCCGCCGGCTAAAGGGACTCCTCTCACCCTCGTCCTGCTTGGCAAGGTAATTCTGAATCTTTTATTCAAGCATTACTACTGTTCATGAAGAATTCCTCCGTTTTGGAATGACAGAGTTCAAATTAACCTGCTGGTTCTTCGATAATTTCAGTCCAAAAATGCGCTGCTTTCGACGTTCTTGTTCCTGGATCAATTTGTGTGGTTAGGACGAACAGGGATAGTCAAGGTTTGTCCTGATGGAACGATTTGGTTGCTTGCCTTCATCAACTGCATAGTGTATGCATTTTTCCTTTTGACAGATTTGTTCTTGCTTCCGTTGGTAGAACAAGGAGGCGACGGACCGCGTTGGCAGGATATCCCTGTACTGCTGGATGGCTTCTTCTGTCTGTGCAGGTCTAGTTGAGGTATATTATATTTACATAGTTTCTTCGCATGCTTATGCTTCAAGTTTTCTACACCTAGTGATGTACTGATTGTGTGTCTGCAACTTTTCAGCTTGGAGAGCTTAAAAGGCTATCGAGATCAATGAGGAAGCTTGCTAGAGAGCTGAGGGACACAGATAAATATGAGGTGCGTATATACTTTCGTATCTGCCACTGACTGATCATACATGACTACATGAGGGCATGGAGTGTATATGCAGTTAACTTTTCCACCTATATTTAAAGTGTTTATCATGTTGCCATTTTGCAGAATGAACAGTACCAGAACAAAATGAAGCAGTCAGATGAACGGCTCCTGGCCCTGGTCAAGGCGGCCATGGACGTGGTCGTGGCCATCGGGCTTCTTCAGTTGGCACCCAAGAAGGTCActccaagagtgacaggagcctTTGGGTTCATCACCTCGCTCATCTCCTGCTATCAGGTACTTCTGCCTCTGTGTTGTTGACTTTTTGTGCATGTGTTGTTCAGGAATGGAAGTGCAATGCTCATGTTCCGTGTGCTCTATCTACATTCTACAGCAACTTCCTTCCCGCGCTCCGGTTGCCAAAGTCGAAGTTTGAGGAGTGTCGCCGTCCTAGTAGTACAAAGGAGTCAACGCTGGAATTATTGATCTCTACTACTTCAACAATGGATCGTACTACAGTTTTATATGCGAGTATATAATACCATGTATTGGCAGTGCCCCTGCcttgttttaaaaaaaaagaagacaACATAGAACAGCAGCCATTGCACGTATGGGCTTATCGATCACTTTAGTTTATCTAGTTTAATTCAGGATTTTTCAACCCAGCCCCCGCGTCGTCCTCTACGGGGCGGCTCGGGCGGCGCCGCTCCGCCCACCGTAGAGACCTCCCGTTGCGCCGCCACTGCCCAGCCACCGCCAGAGCTGAACTCCGGCTTATCGGAGGAAGGCAAGGATGGCGGCGGCTAGGTCATCTCCTCTTCTTCCCCACTTCTCTCTCTTCTGGTGGCCGCCTGCACTGAGCGGCGGCTGTCGGCGGTTCCCGGCCAGGGGTGTGCGGATCCGGTGTCCTCTCGGCCGGATCCGTCGCCCCCGCGCCTAGATCTGGGTCCTGGGTCGGCTCGCGCCCGGAAATGGCTGGGACTGATGCGACGGTGGTAGGGGCTGCTGCCAAGGTGGCCGGCTGCGGCTGGACCGGGTCCTGGGTCGGCTCGCGCCCGGTGTGGACCTCCTGATGGTGGTGGCTTGGTGGTGATGCGGGTGTGGCCGGCGGCGTGTGCTGCGTGGCCAGCGGCGCTAGTGGATGGGCCGCGGCTGCGCATGTGCTGTGCGGTGGCGCGCGGGATACCGTGTGTGCTGTGCGGCGGCGCGGGCTGCCGTGCGTCTCGCCATgcgtggaggcggcggcgcctGCTGGGGTCACTGGGTCTGGCGCCACGGCCACATCCGGTGCCCCCGGGGCAGGGGGCGGCGCCCGTGGTGGGGCATGCGCCCGACGGTGGCTGGCGGAGGTCGGCTGCGTCGACGGCGGATGCTTGAGCCGACGACGTTAGCTGGCGGCGGCTTCGGCGTGCGGCagggtggcgcgcgtggcagggtAAGTCCAGTTCTGCAGGTTGCCCGTTCAGAGGGGGTGGCGGCCGACGCAGCTGTGCGGCTGCTATGAGCAGTCGGCGCGTCGATGCCCCTCTGGagaagcttctgcgggatgacagTGACGACGACGATGGAGACAGGCTACGGTCCAGCATCTTGGCTCGACGTATGTGCTAGGGGCACCTCGGGCAAAAGCCTTGGCGACGACGACGCCTGTGGGCGCCGTTTTCCTTGTTGGGGGCGTCGTGTTCTTGTACCCCCAGCCATGTCTTCCACGGGTGAAAACCCGGTCCATTCCTGGACAAGCGACGGCGACGCATTCGGCGCCGtacccttcctgaaggcgtcacTGTGGAAATTCATCTCGGCCGTGATGTCTCCTTCGGCGGATGTCCTCCGCCTCTCGGTGCCCGGTTGATGCGAGACGGCTAGTGCTGCATCGtgaagtcggagctgctgcatcaggggatgtagctCGGCAATGATGACGCGTGTCGTACCCTCCTTCTCCGACGGCTGGGTTTTCAGCTTTAGAGGCTCGGCAATCGCCGCGGGCAGGGCGTGGGGTCATGgcaggaagtcggagctgctcttcgcggagccgttgagctcggcaacgatgacctgtTGCAGCCTCCTGCTTCGGGCCTGTAAGTCTGATATCTTAGGATGGGTCGTCGGTGTTTAGTTATGCcatgggaagtcggagctgctagcTGCTTTGCAACtatgctcggcaacgatgactcaTGGTAGTGTGTACTCTGCCGCGTTGCGTGGGTGGGTAACCTTTCGTGGTGTTTGGCGCCAAGCTTGGCTACCTTTGCTTGTATAGAAACTTCATTCGTCTTAATTGAAagacagagctcctgccattgtttaaaaaaaaaaatcactttaGTTATCTTCTCTTTTTGTCTAGCAAAGGACGTGAAATGTTCACATGCTTGTTTTTGTATGCTCGTATGTGTCTTTGTATGCTCCGTATTGTGGATAATTCTCGGGGGTTTTTTTTGACAAAAAAATGGCACGGATTTCTCCAGCTGTGGTTTGTGATTAGCTACATAGTGGACGACAGTGACTACTACTTAGAGCAACTCAGCAGTAGCCTAAAAAATAGTTATTTGGGTGCTCTACCCACTTTTTTTTGGGATGGGggcctgtttttttttttactgCACTCCAGCAGTGGCCCTCGAAATAGAGACCCCAAATTGATTTAAACTGCTAATGGCACGTGGGACCTTGTTGTCATAGGCGATCGTCGCGGGGAGAGCCGAAGATGGTAGCCGTGGCGTCGAGGGGAAGTGGTGGGAGCGCCGTCGCAGATCACGGGAAGTTGTCGGAGCGCCGTCGCGGGGATTCACGGGGAGGATAGGGAGTCGCAGTCGCTGCTCTGCAATCCGCGCGACTGGGGCAGCGCCGGGAGGGAGCTCGCGCGCCCCGCATGTGTCTCCACCTCCGTGTCCGCGCCAAGCAGGTGGCCAGCAAGCAGTGCGCCATGGGTGTCCGCACCGAGCAGGTCGCGGGGAGCCGAGCGCGATCGGATCTCACCGACACCCACTCCGCTCCTCCAGTGGCCGCGCGGGCCTGCGCCGCCGCATCCGTCAGATCCGCCGGCGCCGGAAGGGACGCGGCTGGCACATCCATCCGGGAGGGGTTCGCAGGAGAAGAGCGTGGCGGTCGGGGCGACGAGGCAGACAGTCGAGGCCACTCCTGCGCGGTGGAGGGAGGCAGAGCAGTGCGCCTGTGCGGCGGAGGGCACGTTTCCGTGCGAGCGCGGGGCAACCAACGAAGCCAACAGCAGGATGGGGGCCCAGACATGAGCCAAACAGGAATGGGTCTGAGTAAAGGATTTAGGTGCCCTGACAAATTTCGGAGTTTAAGTAGAGGCCTGgaccatgattttttttttttttgtcagggCACCCATATTTAGCTATGAGGATTTAAGTATGGGTCatgctggagttgctcttaggaCCTGTTTGAATCCATTGACACTAAAAACTAGCAGCTAAAATTAGTACTAGTAGATCCAAACAGACCTGCTAATAAACATGTTAATTATTAGCTGGAGGGCTGCTAACTATTAGTTCCATTAGCAGATTTAGAGTTGCTAATAGCTATTAATAGTTTATATGTACTTTCAATTCACTATCTAACCACATATTAGTTGATGGATCTGAACAACTCTGTTAAAAATTAGCTACCTCAAAAATTACCAGCTATTGGCTAGCTAATTTTTAGagctaatggatccaaacaagCCGGGCATCTTTGCAAAAGCTTGGTAATGAAACCCAGCCACACATCTCGAGAATGTGATATGTGATTTGTAACCTATGGCAATAGGAAAGATGTGCCAACTCTGAGGAGTATATAAACTGACATATTAGTTGTGCTTATGATCAAAAGCGACTTAGACCCTTCTTGATTAGATGGGTTCCTTTGACGAGGAATATATGGTTTAGATGGGAATTCAGATTGGATTTGAGGGTTGATTTTCAATGGTTCTCTGAGGATATGGGGGGGTAATTCATCTAGTAAATACAAATAGGTGCTAAGGATTAAGGTAAGCTTTGgacatgacatatatattttaattataaatGCATTAACACAATACATTATAAACAATGCAAAATATATAAACATGGAAGAGAAGAACGAATGAAGAAATAAAACACATATAATCGTACACGTAGAACATCTATCTAACTGATAAACTATGACGGAGATCATGAGCTAGACACACAATATGCGCACAAATCTGCAATTGAGACAAATGTAGGGTTAAAAAGAGGAAAGGTTTAAATAAACTGGGATTTCATATGAAATGAATCAACAACTACGTGAAAACAATGAATAAGCTTTAACAACATGACACAACTAGATCAGTCGCCGTACCACGAAATATAATACATTATTGCAGTTGGGGTAAACATTTCCGCATCGATTGGATTGACTAAGAAGAAGGAATTAGAATTCCCAGTACAACAAGCAAATCCAATATAGCCGCAATACAGTGGTAAGCATGGAGTTAGAGCAACTCCACCAAATTGAACATTCTCTTTTCCTAAAATATCAATAAATGAGATTGAGAaaacaaaattaaagaaaaaaagGGATGCTTGTTGCAGCAGATTGAGAAAAACTCCACCCCTTTCCTATGCTGGTATATGGGACCCATGTGTAAGTCACTCAATAAAAATTTCATCTCCTTGTCTCCTCTCGAATCTCCTCGACACCCAAGAATAGGTGCAGAGCGTGCCCGGCACAGGTGCGGCCATCCACCCCGACGT harbors:
- the LOC136535804 gene encoding peroxisomal membrane protein 11-1 codes for the protein MSSLDATRAELGLVVLYLNKAEARDKICRAIQYGSKFISNGQPGTAQEVDRSTTLARKVFRLLKWVNDLHALISPPAKGTPLTLVLLGKSKNALLSTFLFLDQFVWLGRTGIVKNKEATDRVGRISLYCWMASSVCAGLVELGELKRLSRSMRKLARELRDTDKYENEQYQNKMKQSDERLLALVKAAMDVVVAIGLLQLAPKKVTPRVTGAFGFITSLISCYQQLPSRAPVAKVEV
- the LOC136535803 gene encoding riboflavin biosynthesis protein PYRD, chloroplastic-like, translated to MASSLVSRPHLTQRPVRAATLASPTRARLAAGAGALGGRAVRCQAQAAGDLDAHYMRRCVELARKAAGYTSPNPMVGCVIVRDGRVVGEGFHPKAGQPHAEVFALRDAGNLAENATAYVSLEPCNHYGRTPPCTEALINAKVKEVVVGMTDPNPIVASKGIEKLQGAGINVRVGVEEALCRKLNEAYIHRMLTGKAFATLRATLSVNGIVTNHIGKGADQSGGYYSQLMKENDGVIISSELAKMSSLPLSREAGANQPLYIIVSQGENSRLHIPSLSEENASKVIVLADSPVTVEPAGVEVAVLRQIDLESILQLLAQRGLCNVLVDFREAGENFALLLNDFQEDKLVQKVVVEVLPFWLVSEGLSNLAFGGSQSFPLKNLEHREVNGSVLLEAYV